From the Lolium rigidum isolate FL_2022 chromosome 2, APGP_CSIRO_Lrig_0.1, whole genome shotgun sequence genome, one window contains:
- the LOC124686513 gene encoding uncharacterized protein LOC124686513, translating to MMHQDYANKKVEAALATEAALKLQQSVDELKVLAQKKDDEIARLQAQAAGAKMNLQETHSLVKEKDDETPRLKIRQPMSVLRPIKDSNETHKKSRSDDPAVSGKSRNNVGKDGQDETSQKRRRVSSTSDRQHTVRQHHGSTLPPSFAASLVKLKEMEHQPKLEQV from the exons ATGATGCATCAAGATTACGCTAACAAGAAAGTGGAGGCAGCACTAGCTACCGAAGCAGCACTAAAGCTCCAGCAGAGTGTCGATGAGCTTAAGGTATTGGCCCAAAAGAAGGATGATGAGATTGCTAGACTCCAAGCACAAGCTGCGGGGGCCAAAATGAACTTGCAGGAAACACACTCCTTGGTGAAGGAGAAAGATGATGAGACCCCAAGACTCAAAATTCGGCAACCTATGTCTGTTCTAAGGCCCATCAAGGATAGCAATGAGACACATAAAAAATCCAGGTCTGATGATCCAGCTGTAAGTGGCAAATCCAGAAACAATGTAGGAAAAGATGGGCAAGATGAAACTAGTCAGAAGCGCAGGCGTGTCTCTTCCACATCTGAT CGTCAGCACACAGTACGCCAACATCATGGGAGTACTTTGCCACCCTCGTTTGCAGCCAGCCTGGTAAAGCTCAAGGAGATGGAACATCAGCCCAAGCTGGAGCAGGTTTAG
- the LOC124689766 gene encoding uncharacterized protein LOC124689766, whose amino-acid sequence MATLDVYESPNIKKGQIASSGIWVENYQKHQSAFVNVVQVRWNIEPSYYGDNKTHFLIGWTAGYKAPGCFDMKCVGFVPVKYAPINPGDTLQGKSKISIKIFKSKDDGNWWLHFAHVGENFAPVGYWPKDLFGGLADHANYVTWGGYTRSPVGDPSPPMGNGNWPGGDSASFQDVQYVDTDGNGHLPKSNVHSRITDTGCYNVSEFVTDRFTYGGPGGCTN is encoded by the exons ATGGCAACTTTAGATGTTTATGAGTCTCCGAATATCAAGAAGGGACAAATAGCTTCTTCTGGAATATGGGTAGAGAATTACCAAAAACATCAGTCTGCTTTTGTTAATGTTGTACAAGTCCGATGGAAT ATTGAACCTTCTTACTATGGTGACAACAAGACACATTTCCTTATAGGATGGACG GCTGGGTACAAAGCACCGGGTTGTTTTGATATGAAATGTGTTGGATTTGTGCCAGTTAAGTATGCTCCAATTAATCCAGGAGATACTCTCCAGGGGAAAAGTAAGATATCGATCAAGATATTCAAG AGTAAAGACGACGGAAATTGGTGGCTACACTTTGCCCATGTTGGTGAAAATTTTGCTCCAGTGGGATACTGGCCAAAAGATCTTTTTGGTGGTTTGGCTGACCATGCAAATTATGTAACTTGGGGCGGGTACACTAGGTCACCTGTAGGGGACCCTAGCCCACCAATGGGCAATGGGAATTGGCCAGGAGGCGACTCTGCTTCATTTCAAGACGTGCAATATGTCGACACTGATGGGAATGGTCATCTTCCAAAGTCCAACGTTCATTCCAGAATAACTGATACGGGATGCTATAACGTTAGTGAATTTGTGACTGACAGATTCACCTACGGGGGTCCCGGTGGCTGTACTAATTAG